A region from the Citrobacter koseri ATCC BAA-895 genome encodes:
- the sitC gene encoding iron/manganese ABC transporter permease subunit SitC, whose amino-acid sequence MSWLLEPFGYQYMLNAMWISAMVGGICAFLSCYLMLKGWSLIGDALSHSIVPGVAGAFMLGLPFSVGAFVSGGLAAGSMFLLNQRTRLKEDVIIGLIFSSFFALGLFIISLNPVSVNIQSIILGNILAVPPEDILQLTVIGIISVITLLLKWRDLLLTFFDENHARAVGLHPERLKILFFLLLTLSTVAALQTVGAFMVICLVVTPGATAWLLTDRFPRLVCIAVTIGSVTSFLGAWASYYLDGVTGGIIVVAQTLIFLLVFIFAPVHGLLANRRSVSQSKGPRKC is encoded by the coding sequence ATGAGCTGGCTTCTGGAGCCTTTTGGTTATCAATACATGCTCAATGCCATGTGGATTTCGGCAATGGTCGGAGGAATATGTGCTTTTTTATCCTGTTATCTGATGTTGAAGGGTTGGTCACTAATTGGCGATGCGCTGTCCCATTCTATCGTACCCGGAGTAGCTGGCGCTTTTATGCTGGGACTGCCCTTCTCGGTGGGTGCGTTTGTTTCTGGCGGGCTGGCAGCAGGCAGCATGTTCCTTCTTAATCAACGTACCCGTCTAAAAGAAGATGTCATCATTGGTTTGATCTTTTCATCCTTTTTCGCGCTTGGATTATTTATCATCTCGCTGAATCCTGTTTCGGTAAATATACAATCAATCATTCTGGGAAATATCCTGGCGGTTCCGCCAGAAGATATTCTTCAGCTTACCGTCATTGGCATTATTTCGGTTATTACGTTGTTATTAAAATGGAGAGATTTATTACTGACCTTTTTCGATGAAAATCATGCGCGGGCGGTAGGATTACATCCGGAAAGGCTTAAGATATTATTTTTCCTTCTGTTAACCCTCTCCACCGTTGCGGCATTACAGACCGTAGGCGCGTTCATGGTGATCTGCCTTGTGGTAACGCCTGGCGCAACGGCCTGGCTGCTTACTGATCGCTTCCCCCGCCTGGTCTGTATTGCGGTGACCATAGGCAGTGTCACCAGCTTTCTGGGTGCGTGGGCAAGTTACTACCTTGATGGCGTAACGGGTGGCATTATCGTGGTCGCTCAGACCCTCATTTTCTTGCTGGTGTTCATTTTCGCCCCGGTACATGGCTTACTGGCGAACCGCCGATCGGTTTCTCAGTCAAAAGGACCGCGTAAATGCTGA
- a CDS encoding metal ABC transporter permease, with translation MLNMLIEPFRFDFINYALIIALLVSVPCALLSVFLVLKGWALMGDAMSHAVFPGVVLAWIVGLPLGTGAFVAGLSCALLTGYIKDNSRIKQDTLLGIIFSGMFASGLILYVSVRPDAPLEHILFGDMLGINATDILQTGTIALFILLITGIKWRDFLLYCFDIQQARVSGLRTGWLYYGLLSMISLTVVATLKSVGIILSVSLLIAPGAIAVLLTQRFSNALFIAVALSALVSTTGVYLSYFIDSAPAPTVVLLFALIFIVIFIYSSFKYNEKYL, from the coding sequence ATGCTGAATATGCTCATTGAACCTTTCCGCTTTGACTTCATCAATTATGCCCTGATAATCGCGCTGCTGGTCTCTGTTCCCTGCGCCCTGCTGTCTGTTTTTCTCGTGCTGAAAGGTTGGGCTCTGATGGGGGATGCCATGAGCCATGCCGTGTTTCCCGGGGTTGTACTGGCCTGGATTGTAGGGTTGCCATTAGGCACCGGAGCTTTTGTGGCTGGATTATCCTGTGCTTTACTTACCGGATATATTAAAGATAACAGCCGCATAAAGCAGGATACGCTGCTGGGTATCATTTTTTCGGGTATGTTCGCCTCCGGACTGATTTTGTATGTCTCAGTCCGTCCGGATGCTCCGCTTGAACATATCCTCTTTGGCGACATGCTTGGTATAAACGCCACCGACATACTCCAGACGGGCACCATTGCCTTATTTATACTGCTGATTACCGGAATTAAATGGCGTGATTTCCTGCTTTACTGTTTTGATATTCAGCAGGCCAGGGTCAGTGGACTACGGACGGGATGGCTCTATTACGGATTACTGAGCATGATTTCGCTTACTGTTGTCGCCACGCTAAAGTCCGTGGGGATTATTTTATCCGTCTCTTTGCTTATCGCGCCCGGTGCTATTGCAGTTCTTTTGACGCAACGATTTAGCAACGCATTATTCATCGCTGTGGCTTTATCGGCTCTGGTATCAACGACCGGCGTTTACCTCTCTTATTTCATTGATAGTGCGCCTGCGCCAACGGTTGTTTTGCTTTTTGCCCTGATATTTATAGTTATTTTTATATACTCAAGCTTTAAATATAATGAGAAATATCTCTGA